In Providencia zhijiangensis, a single window of DNA contains:
- a CDS encoding DUF3261 domain-containing protein has product MIRILSLFVFVLITGCVSQTEHTPSAWLKPGVKIELPSPGLDVPMSEQQLLTAKVKGKSHSLIALLDVNQERISLAGLSSLGVRLFLVTYDAGGIRTEQSITLPELPPAEQVLSDIMLSYWPIARWETQLPQGWTLVDKDLVRELRDEQQQLVSQIHYQNIDGQRAPVQIDNQIFSYQITIGHLGAVQ; this is encoded by the coding sequence ATGATACGTATTCTTTCTCTATTTGTTTTTGTATTGATCACGGGATGCGTATCCCAAACAGAGCATACACCATCAGCGTGGTTGAAACCGGGCGTTAAGATTGAATTACCATCCCCTGGGCTAGATGTACCTATGAGTGAGCAACAATTACTGACCGCGAAGGTGAAAGGGAAATCTCACTCTTTGATTGCTCTGTTGGATGTTAATCAAGAGCGAATCAGTTTAGCGGGGCTATCTTCGCTGGGTGTTCGCCTTTTTTTAGTGACGTATGATGCTGGCGGTATCCGCACAGAACAGTCAATTACGCTACCGGAATTGCCGCCTGCGGAGCAAGTTTTATCTGATATCATGCTGAGCTATTGGCCAATAGCTCGTTGGGAAACACAACTGCCGCAGGGCTGGACTTTGGTGGATAAAGACTTAGTGCGTGAATTACGCGATGAACAGCAGCAGCTGGTCAGTCAAATTCACTATCAAAATATTGATGGACAGCGTGCTCCTGTACAGATAGACAATCAGATTTTTAGTTATCAAATCACCATTGGGCACTTAGGGGCCGTGCAATGA
- a CDS encoding 4'-phosphopantetheinyl transferase family protein has product MELGLKQVSVWVAKIDTLTQMPLGTEFQSRDPSQLTPTFIAGRRLLMHFFGRDCLTLISYTPNGKPYFTRSDLPKFNLSHSQDWIALAFSADHEIGVDIEVIRPRKSSKNIIKRYFNQQEQAQLNTLNKPLEEMLFWQYWTAHEAVIKQQGQTVWQMKPQDTLPDELAAQKLQLASWKTSQWCISLCFSLGLTAQLYSLAPNTISKSRAH; this is encoded by the coding sequence ATGGAACTTGGCTTGAAGCAGGTCAGCGTATGGGTTGCAAAAATTGACACTCTAACCCAAATGCCTTTGGGCACTGAATTTCAAAGCCGAGACCCAAGTCAGTTAACACCCACATTTATTGCGGGTCGACGGTTACTGATGCATTTTTTTGGGCGAGATTGCTTGACGTTGATATCGTATACACCGAATGGTAAACCCTATTTTACTCGCTCAGACCTTCCAAAATTTAATTTAAGCCATAGCCAAGATTGGATAGCTCTGGCATTTTCTGCTGATCATGAAATTGGCGTTGATATTGAAGTGATCCGTCCAAGAAAATCGTCGAAAAATATCATTAAACGTTATTTCAATCAGCAAGAACAAGCTCAATTAAATACGCTGAATAAGCCTCTGGAAGAGATGTTATTTTGGCAATATTGGACGGCTCATGAGGCAGTTATCAAGCAACAAGGGCAAACGGTATGGCAGATGAAGCCACAAGATACATTACCTGATGAATTAGCTGCACAAAAGTTACAGCTAGCATCTTGGAAAACATCGCAGTGGTGTATTTCTCTTTGTTTTTCTCTAGGTTTAACCGCACAGCTTTATTCTCTGGCTCCAAACACGATAAGCAAAAGCAGAGCCCACTAA
- a CDS encoding beta-ketoacyl-ACP synthase produces the protein MIHRVAITGMGGVSALGEQWCDIRTHILNGKNAVQNMQEWAVYDGLNTQLGAPINDFVLPVHYTRKKIRSMGRVSLLSTRATELALTQAGLLDDPILTNGETGIAYGSSTGSTKPVSDFATMLTEKHTNNITGTTYVQMMPHTTAVNTGLFFGLKGRVIPTSSACTSGSQAIGYAFEAIRHGYQTVMVAGGAEELCPSEAAVFDTLFATSQKNDQPSCTPSPFDVNRDGLVIGEGACSLILENYDHAVARGATIYGEILSFATNCDAAHITQPKVETIQLCIEKALKAAKLAPQDIGYISAHGTGTERGDIAESQATSNVFGVNTPISSLKSYFGHTLGACGALETWLTLEMMKEGWFAPTLNLMQVDPQCGELDYIMHTPRTLKTEIIQTNNFAFGGINTSLVIRRGN, from the coding sequence ATGATACACCGTGTTGCTATCACAGGAATGGGTGGCGTTAGCGCTTTAGGTGAGCAATGGTGTGATATTCGCACCCATATTCTTAACGGTAAAAATGCTGTGCAAAACATGCAGGAATGGGCCGTTTATGATGGGCTAAATACTCAACTTGGGGCTCCTATTAACGACTTTGTGTTGCCAGTTCACTATACGCGAAAGAAAATTCGTTCAATGGGGCGAGTTTCTCTGTTATCGACGCGAGCCACCGAGCTAGCACTGACTCAGGCTGGTCTATTGGATGATCCTATTTTAACCAATGGAGAAACCGGTATTGCGTATGGTTCGTCGACAGGCAGCACTAAGCCTGTGAGCGACTTTGCGACAATGCTGACAGAAAAGCATACGAACAATATTACAGGGACAACCTACGTTCAAATGATGCCGCATACAACTGCGGTGAACACAGGGTTATTTTTTGGGCTGAAAGGGAGAGTGATTCCGACATCAAGTGCCTGTACATCGGGAAGTCAAGCGATAGGGTATGCTTTTGAAGCCATTCGTCATGGATATCAAACCGTGATGGTTGCAGGTGGCGCAGAAGAGTTATGTCCATCTGAAGCAGCAGTATTTGATACCTTGTTTGCGACAAGCCAAAAAAATGACCAACCAAGTTGTACGCCATCTCCATTTGATGTTAACCGAGATGGATTAGTTATTGGTGAAGGCGCCTGTAGTCTCATTCTCGAAAATTATGATCATGCTGTCGCGCGAGGTGCCACAATTTATGGTGAAATTTTAAGTTTTGCAACAAACTGCGATGCAGCGCATATCACCCAACCTAAAGTTGAAACTATCCAACTGTGTATTGAAAAAGCCTTAAAAGCAGCAAAACTAGCGCCACAGGATATTGGGTATATTAGTGCACATGGCACAGGAACGGAGCGCGGAGATATTGCGGAGAGTCAAGCAACCTCGAATGTATTCGGCGTTAATACCCCCATCTCTTCGTTGAAAAGCTATTTCGGGCATACGCTAGGGGCATGTGGGGCGTTAGAAACTTGGTTGACATTAGAAATGATGAAGGAAGGTTGGTTCGCACCCACATTAAACCTAATGCAAGTTGACCCTCAATGTGGTGAGCTAGATTATATCATGCACACCCCGCGCACCCTCAAAACGGAGATTATCCAAACCAATAACTTTGCATTTGGTGGGATAAATACATCGCTCGTGATCCGTAGAGGAAATTAA
- a CDS encoding MMPL family transporter, with amino-acid sequence MIRLNTHWLSQLWLLVCVALAAALFWLLPHARIASSVMALLPTQAISQASPAISDGFLTRLDRQLVWLVSPSGGEHPDAQNDEAVAHWLNQLQKQTFLDSINGPVNDDQQKAWGKFYYQHRNALLDDATRARLQQGHQQADWIISQLFSTFSGISGLELTNDPMLLVRGSQLALQKMGSKFSLHNGWLTVIDENGRRWYMLHGELDSSASELKQAQKIAGTLAQLQRDWEKQYPDGQILSRGSLYYSDNASQQAESDMSRLGTITILGVFLLIIGIFRSIRPLFLCLLSVTVGALGGVVSTLLVFGEIHILTLVMSMSIIGISVDYAIYYLIERMVYGQQDSPQQSLIKVRSALLLALGTTVSAYLIMMLAPFPGIRQLALFASVGLTCACLTVILFFTFLVRGLPNNPVPFSMLLLRWLGVWRHNKTLKFGLSGCAIVISAIGISQLKVNDDIAALQALPTHLVEQDQRISQLTGQHSDQTWYLISGASQEQALQRLENFEPQLQGAQRQGAFLDFQRIPFYSQQRQTENAKLVNDAAPYILNKLQETGVDVAEINIQPMNVTLDAWLASPVSQGWRLMLLTLPSGETGILLPVNGVKDKVMLAQLAADNEGVSWIARKAQFDELFSHYRMVLTWLIGVALAFVVVTYLFREGIKYGLICILPTLFSLSVALGVLGLSGMPLNLFSLLALILVLGIGINYSIFFSNPKGTAVTSLLAVTVALCTTLLTLGMLVMSSTPAIQGFGLTLCVGIFSAWLFSPLTLTKKKKKTRGKSK; translated from the coding sequence TTGATTAGATTGAATACTCATTGGTTAAGTCAACTTTGGCTACTGGTTTGTGTTGCGTTGGCTGCCGCGTTATTTTGGCTCCTACCTCATGCTCGAATAGCCTCAAGCGTGATGGCGCTGTTGCCGACTCAAGCTATCAGTCAGGCCTCTCCCGCAATATCGGATGGTTTTTTAACTCGTTTAGATAGACAACTCGTTTGGTTGGTCAGCCCATCTGGCGGGGAGCACCCAGATGCTCAGAATGACGAAGCCGTCGCCCATTGGTTAAATCAGCTTCAAAAGCAGACGTTTCTTGATTCTATTAATGGACCTGTGAATGACGACCAACAAAAAGCATGGGGAAAATTTTATTATCAGCATCGAAATGCATTATTAGATGATGCGACCCGAGCACGTTTACAGCAAGGTCATCAACAAGCGGATTGGATTATCTCACAATTGTTTTCCACCTTTTCTGGCATTAGTGGTCTTGAATTAACTAATGACCCGATGCTGTTAGTTCGAGGCTCTCAACTAGCCTTACAAAAAATGGGCAGCAAGTTTAGCCTGCACAATGGCTGGTTAACGGTTATCGATGAAAATGGGCGACGCTGGTATATGTTGCATGGGGAATTGGACAGCTCGGCGAGTGAGCTGAAACAAGCCCAAAAAATAGCGGGGACACTGGCACAATTACAACGTGACTGGGAGAAACAATACCCTGACGGACAAATTTTGTCGCGAGGGAGCCTTTACTACAGCGATAACGCCAGTCAGCAAGCTGAATCGGATATGAGCCGTTTGGGAACGATCACGATATTGGGTGTGTTTTTGCTGATCATCGGTATATTTCGTTCGATTCGCCCACTGTTTTTATGTTTATTGTCTGTCACCGTGGGGGCATTAGGTGGTGTCGTATCAACCTTGCTGGTATTTGGCGAAATTCACATTCTCACGTTAGTGATGAGTATGAGTATCATCGGCATTTCCGTCGATTATGCAATTTATTATCTGATTGAGCGGATGGTTTATGGGCAACAAGATTCGCCGCAACAAAGCCTCATCAAAGTCCGTTCGGCATTATTATTGGCGCTTGGCACCACCGTTTCCGCTTACCTGATTATGATGTTGGCACCTTTCCCAGGCATTCGTCAGTTAGCCTTGTTTGCCAGTGTTGGATTGACCTGTGCCTGCCTCACGGTCATTCTATTTTTCACATTCTTGGTGCGTGGATTACCTAATAATCCAGTGCCATTTTCAATGTTATTATTACGTTGGTTAGGGGTATGGCGGCACAATAAAACATTAAAATTTGGGCTGTCGGGTTGCGCCATAGTGATATCGGCAATCGGTATCAGCCAGCTTAAAGTGAATGATGATATTGCCGCGTTACAAGCATTGCCTACCCACTTAGTGGAGCAAGACCAACGTATTAGTCAATTGACCGGCCAACACAGCGACCAAACATGGTACTTAATCAGTGGGGCATCTCAAGAGCAAGCCTTGCAACGGTTAGAGAACTTTGAACCTCAGCTCCAAGGTGCTCAACGGCAAGGGGCTTTCCTCGATTTTCAACGTATTCCGTTTTATTCGCAGCAACGGCAAACTGAAAATGCGAAATTAGTGAATGACGCTGCGCCATATATCTTGAATAAGTTGCAAGAGACTGGGGTTGATGTCGCAGAAATCAATATTCAGCCGATGAATGTGACGTTGGATGCATGGTTAGCATCGCCCGTTAGCCAAGGTTGGCGTTTAATGTTGTTAACGCTGCCTAGTGGAGAAACGGGCATATTGCTGCCCGTTAACGGGGTAAAAGATAAGGTAATGCTGGCTCAGCTGGCAGCCGACAATGAGGGGGTTAGTTGGATTGCTCGTAAGGCACAATTCGATGAGCTTTTTTCCCATTATCGCATGGTATTAACCTGGTTAATCGGCGTTGCACTGGCGTTTGTCGTCGTCACCTATCTGTTTAGAGAAGGTATCAAGTACGGGCTGATCTGTATTTTACCCACCCTATTTTCACTTTCTGTTGCGCTCGGGGTGTTGGGCTTAAGTGGTATGCCGTTGAATCTGTTTTCCCTGCTTGCACTTATTTTAGTACTAGGGATCGGGATTAATTACAGTATTTTCTTTAGTAATCCTAAAGGGACGGCAGTTACATCGCTTCTAGCGGTGACAGTCGCATTATGTACGACATTACTGACACTTGGCATGTTGGTGATGAGTTCAACACCTGCAATTCAAGGATTTGGCTTAACACTGTGTGTGGGTATTTTTAGTGCATGGTTATTTTCGCCGCTCACTCTGACGAAAAAAAAGAAAAAAACTAGGGGTAAATCAAAATGA
- a CDS encoding hotdog family protein, which yields MQYDSPESYLPHRSPMVLLDTVVSVNDDSACCEVTVSPDGVLARYLDEHHNLPSWYAIELLAQTVGVWSGWHQQRTKTQKPEMGLLLSGRSLKSEIPYFKVGSKLSIRIHLQLQDNNIGNFEGEISLEGHMLVCGRLTTYQPTFDELETLFGLN from the coding sequence ATGCAGTATGATTCACCTGAAAGCTATTTACCGCATCGATCACCCATGGTATTGCTTGATACTGTAGTCAGTGTGAACGATGACAGCGCATGCTGTGAAGTCACAGTGAGCCCTGATGGAGTATTAGCTCGTTATCTGGATGAACATCATAATTTGCCCTCATGGTATGCGATCGAGCTCTTAGCGCAAACTGTCGGAGTTTGGTCTGGGTGGCATCAGCAGCGCACGAAGACTCAGAAGCCAGAGATGGGGTTACTCTTGAGCGGTCGGAGTCTAAAAAGTGAAATTCCTTATTTTAAGGTAGGCTCGAAACTTTCTATTCGAATTCACTTACAGCTTCAAGATAACAATATTGGTAACTTTGAGGGCGAAATTAGCCTAGAAGGTCATATGTTAGTTTGTGGCCGCCTAACGACATACCAACCTACGTTTGATGAACTAGAAACACTTTTTGGTCTGAACTAA
- a CDS encoding heavy metal sensor histidine kinase produces MKKKSLRFKLISLFIILMVANAGIVTWVLYHSLKNELSEQDNNLLVNRAEQLAKLISGGIDIKTLPMYFQSMMDMRQDLIQISDASGHILVATNSELLDTQPLRLVNLEQLNIHAINHWQTAQSIPISAVYFAMNSPLGQLHVVLGKVSVDRSGVLTQYLTQSMLVSALSILLMGLLSLWLLKKGLSDIQSLSQITIKTDVHALNDPIDIDQLPQELKELGESMNTMRQRLKHDFVKLTQFADDLAHELRTPINAIRVQNEITLQRSRNVSEYEEVIISNIEELDKLAQMIQSTLFIARAENKNITLNRENLSISGLVNDVYELFSAYAEEKQITLYCEPSTLRLDADPVLLNRVFMNVIANAIKYSHPNTRVVTQIIELPQQREIRITNQGNPLQNSEEIFTRFWRGDNARTSEGTGLGLAIVKAIVELHGGSVSFEHEAGTSTITLTFPTI; encoded by the coding sequence ATGAAAAAAAAGTCGCTACGCTTTAAACTTATTTCCCTGTTTATCATTCTGATGGTCGCTAATGCTGGCATCGTGACATGGGTTTTGTATCACTCACTAAAAAATGAGCTGTCAGAACAAGACAATAATTTGCTAGTAAATCGCGCAGAGCAACTCGCTAAGTTAATTTCGGGTGGCATTGATATCAAAACGCTGCCGATGTATTTCCAAAGCATGATGGACATGCGCCAAGATTTGATCCAAATTTCTGATGCGAGTGGGCACATACTCGTCGCGACTAACAGCGAACTTCTGGATACCCAACCGCTGCGGTTAGTGAACCTTGAGCAGCTCAATATCCATGCAATCAACCATTGGCAAACCGCACAAAGCATTCCTATCTCCGCGGTCTATTTCGCCATGAACTCACCATTAGGGCAGCTCCATGTGGTACTCGGTAAAGTTTCCGTCGACCGCAGCGGGGTATTAACCCAATATTTAACCCAAAGCATGCTGGTGTCTGCTCTCTCAATATTGTTGATGGGATTACTGAGTTTATGGTTACTGAAAAAAGGGCTCTCCGATATTCAATCACTGAGCCAGATCACGATCAAAACAGACGTTCATGCACTGAATGATCCGATCGATATTGATCAGCTTCCACAAGAGTTAAAAGAGCTGGGCGAATCAATGAATACCATGCGCCAACGGCTAAAACATGATTTTGTTAAACTAACCCAGTTCGCCGATGACTTAGCGCATGAGCTAAGAACGCCCATTAATGCCATTCGAGTGCAAAATGAAATTACGCTCCAGCGTTCCCGCAATGTGAGCGAATATGAAGAGGTCATCATTAGCAATATTGAAGAGCTCGATAAGCTGGCACAGATGATCCAAAGCACATTATTTATTGCTCGTGCTGAAAATAAAAACATTACGTTAAATCGAGAAAATCTCTCAATCTCGGGATTAGTGAATGATGTTTATGAACTATTTTCGGCTTATGCAGAAGAGAAACAGATTACGCTTTATTGTGAACCTTCAACCCTCAGGCTTGATGCTGATCCGGTATTACTGAACCGTGTATTCATGAATGTTATCGCTAATGCGATTAAATACTCTCACCCAAATACTCGCGTGGTCACCCAGATCATTGAGCTTCCCCAGCAGCGAGAAATCCGCATCACTAACCAAGGGAACCCCCTACAAAATAGCGAGGAAATTTTCACTCGTTTTTGGCGCGGAGATAATGCCAGAACCTCGGAGGGAACTGGGTTGGGGCTGGCAATTGTCAAAGCGATTGTTGAACTGCATGGCGGTTCGGTTAGTTTTGAACACGAAGCAGGTACCAGCACCATTACGCTAACGTTTCCTACAATCTAA
- a CDS encoding sulfite oxidase heme-binding subunit YedZ: MPQENRLLVRLTKGGFHLIALLPLVWLIFLIDTQRLGADPAKDIQHFTGIATLRLLVVIALIPVIAKLLRFTTLFQTRKLLGLWCFFWAVLHLSSYLLLEIGINNLSLFFEEIFSRVYLVIGATAWLCLFLMAVSSFNRIRISLGVWWKRIHMLLYPTLLLALCHYALSLKTLTPEPIIYLVLVGSAFAYRVWSQRIKLCG, translated from the coding sequence ATGCCCCAAGAAAACAGGCTATTAGTGAGATTAACCAAAGGAGGCTTTCATCTTATTGCTCTGCTCCCTTTGGTATGGCTGATTTTTTTAATTGATACTCAGCGACTTGGCGCTGATCCCGCTAAAGACATCCAGCATTTTACGGGAATAGCCACTTTGCGTTTGCTCGTCGTTATCGCATTGATCCCCGTTATCGCTAAATTATTGCGATTTACCACACTGTTTCAGACACGAAAATTACTGGGATTATGGTGTTTTTTCTGGGCTGTACTGCACTTGAGTAGCTATTTATTACTGGAGATTGGCATCAATAATTTATCACTCTTTTTCGAGGAGATTTTTTCGCGGGTCTACTTAGTGATTGGCGCCACGGCTTGGCTATGCTTATTTTTGATGGCGGTGAGTTCGTTCAACCGCATACGAATCAGCCTAGGCGTATGGTGGAAAAGAATTCACATGCTGCTTTACCCAACGCTATTACTCGCGCTTTGCCACTATGCTTTGTCATTAAAAACTCTAACGCCTGAGCCAATTATTTACTTAGTGTTAGTGGGCTCTGCTTTTGCTTATCGTGTTTGGAGCCAGAGAATAAAGCTGTGCGGTTAA
- a CDS encoding beta-ketoacyl-[acyl-carrier-protein] synthase family protein — MIYINAVGMLNALGHTLDEIQSNLSRQIAPGMKTRSEWLQSGETCVLGGVDAELPPIPEHLKQHDSRNNQLLLAALLQIEPAVTQMIATYGADRVAVIMGTSTSGLDEADQFIDAQHNGKQPEGYHYSQQELGDPSRFLAKYLELTGPAYTISTACSSSARAILAGQRLIDAGIVDAAIVGGADTLSRMPINGFHSLVALSHTLCQPFAENRPGITIGEGSGLLLLSKQPAEIAFLGGGESSDSYHMSAPEPSGKGAENAILMALAAANLTPQDIGYINLHGTGTVLNDAMESAVINRLFGDAVPCSSTKPLTGHMLGAAGVGEAALCWLLLKANLALPKQHFTDLPQDLSLPSCGLMTVDTPLEKPIMLSNSFAFGGNNCALVIGRVPYAV; from the coding sequence ATGATTTATATTAATGCGGTTGGGATGCTCAATGCATTAGGGCACACGCTGGATGAAATTCAGTCTAACCTCTCACGCCAAATTGCGCCGGGTATGAAAACACGTTCAGAGTGGCTACAATCCGGTGAAACGTGTGTTTTAGGCGGTGTTGATGCCGAGCTGCCACCCATTCCTGAGCATCTTAAACAACATGACAGCCGTAATAATCAGCTACTACTTGCGGCTCTGTTACAGATAGAACCGGCTGTTACTCAAATGATTGCCACTTATGGTGCTGATCGTGTGGCGGTGATCATGGGAACAAGTACATCAGGGCTGGATGAAGCAGATCAATTTATTGATGCGCAGCACAATGGTAAGCAACCAGAGGGATACCATTATTCCCAACAAGAGCTGGGAGACCCTTCCCGTTTCTTAGCTAAATACCTTGAGCTTACTGGGCCGGCTTATACTATTTCAACCGCTTGTTCTTCGAGTGCGCGGGCTATTTTAGCCGGTCAGCGCTTAATTGATGCGGGCATTGTCGATGCGGCTATTGTGGGCGGCGCGGATACACTAAGCCGAATGCCAATTAATGGTTTTCATAGTTTAGTAGCACTTTCTCATACATTGTGCCAGCCTTTTGCGGAAAATCGCCCGGGAATTACGATTGGTGAAGGTAGTGGGCTACTTTTACTGAGTAAGCAGCCAGCAGAAATTGCCTTTCTCGGTGGAGGGGAGTCGAGCGATTCATATCATATGTCTGCGCCAGAACCGTCGGGAAAAGGGGCTGAAAACGCTATATTAATGGCATTAGCGGCGGCTAATCTAACACCTCAAGATATCGGTTACATTAACTTGCATGGCACTGGGACTGTACTCAATGATGCAATGGAATCAGCTGTCATTAACCGACTATTTGGTGATGCGGTGCCTTGTAGCTCAACAAAGCCACTAACCGGGCATATGCTAGGGGCTGCGGGAGTAGGTGAAGCCGCATTGTGTTGGTTGTTATTGAAAGCTAATTTAGCCCTACCGAAACAACATTTTACAGATCTGCCTCAGGATTTATCATTACCTTCCTGTGGTTTAATGACCGTTGACACACCGTTAGAAAAGCCAATTATGCTATCAAATTCATTTGCCTTTGGGGGTAATAATTGCGCGTTAGTGATTGGGAGGGTTCCCTATGCAGTATGA
- the msrP gene encoding protein-methionine-sulfoxide reductase catalytic subunit MsrP, translating into MKKLPKIPDSQITDESIFFMKRRQLLKALGVGAAGLTVAATANAGLFSWLSDDAPATPVTPRKALTFIQPEEFQPSLTLTPEDKVTGYNNFYEFGLGKSDPAENAHTLITDEWTVTIDGEVNRPLTLNLDDINTKFPLEERIYRMRCVEAWSMVIPWVGFPLAKLLALVEPTSKAKYVAFETRYAPEQMPGQKSRYIGGGLPYPYVEGLRLDEAMNPLTLLATGVYGKTLPNQNGAPIRLVVPWKYGFKGIKSIVKIHLTEQMPDTTWNLSAPSEYGFFANVNPQVDHPRWSQATERFIGAGGLGQVTRQPTLLFNGYVDQVASLYQGMDLRRYF; encoded by the coding sequence ATGAAAAAGTTACCTAAAATCCCCGATTCTCAAATCACGGATGAATCCATTTTCTTTATGAAGCGCCGGCAGCTACTCAAAGCCTTAGGTGTGGGAGCGGCAGGTTTAACCGTTGCAGCGACAGCAAATGCAGGTTTATTTTCTTGGTTAAGTGACGATGCCCCAGCGACTCCCGTGACGCCAAGAAAAGCCCTCACATTTATTCAACCTGAAGAATTTCAGCCATCGTTAACCCTGACGCCCGAAGATAAAGTGACTGGCTATAATAACTTTTATGAGTTTGGGCTAGGAAAATCAGACCCAGCTGAAAACGCACATACCCTCATTACCGACGAATGGACGGTCACCATTGATGGTGAAGTGAATCGTCCTTTAACCCTGAATTTAGATGATATCAACACCAAGTTTCCCCTAGAGGAGCGTATCTATCGTATGCGCTGCGTCGAAGCTTGGTCGATGGTTATTCCTTGGGTGGGGTTTCCGTTAGCAAAATTATTGGCATTGGTGGAACCCACCAGCAAAGCCAAATATGTCGCCTTTGAAACCCGTTATGCTCCCGAACAAATGCCGGGACAAAAAAGCCGTTATATCGGCGGTGGCTTGCCCTATCCCTACGTTGAAGGGCTGCGTTTAGATGAGGCCATGAATCCGCTAACCTTACTTGCCACTGGCGTATATGGAAAAACATTACCCAATCAAAATGGCGCACCGATCCGCTTAGTTGTTCCTTGGAAATATGGTTTTAAAGGGATTAAGTCTATCGTCAAAATTCACCTAACCGAACAGATGCCAGATACCACATGGAACCTATCCGCGCCCAGTGAATATGGTTTTTTTGCCAATGTGAACCCGCAAGTTGATCATCCTCGTTGGTCACAAGCAACTGAGCGTTTTATTGGTGCGGGGGGGTTAGGTCAAGTAACCCGACAGCCTACTTTACTTTTTAATGGATACGTAGACCAAGTCGCGAGCTTGTATCAGGGAATGGACTTGCGGAGATACTTCTAA
- a CDS encoding 3-ketoacyl-ACP reductase FabG2, with product MKTNSNRTVLVTGASKGIGKSIAIQLAKDGFHLVVHYHQDHQGAQDTLQQIEAAGGAGRLVSFDVSERALTKQIIDQDIAEYGAYYGVVCNAGISRDGAFPALTEDDWDAVIHTNLDSFYNVVHPCIMPMIGLRKGGRIITLSSVSGVMGNRGQVNYSAAKAGIIGATKALAIELAKRKITVNCIAPGLIETSMVQMEPIAFEQAMNLIPMKRSGQPEEVAGLASYLMSDIAGYVTRQVISINGGMQ from the coding sequence ATGAAAACAAATTCAAATAGAACCGTATTAGTGACAGGGGCAAGTAAAGGGATCGGTAAGTCGATAGCGATACAATTAGCGAAAGATGGTTTCCATCTCGTGGTTCACTATCATCAAGACCATCAGGGTGCACAAGATACGCTTCAACAGATTGAAGCTGCGGGTGGCGCCGGGCGTTTGGTCTCGTTTGATGTGAGTGAAAGGGCGTTAACCAAACAGATTATCGATCAAGATATCGCCGAATATGGCGCGTATTATGGTGTGGTTTGCAATGCGGGAATTTCCCGCGATGGCGCTTTTCCTGCGTTAACCGAAGATGACTGGGATGCGGTTATTCATACAAACTTAGACAGTTTTTATAACGTTGTTCACCCTTGCATTATGCCAATGATTGGCCTGCGAAAAGGAGGACGGATTATCACCCTATCATCAGTTTCTGGTGTGATGGGGAATCGTGGTCAAGTTAACTATAGTGCAGCCAAAGCAGGTATTATCGGTGCGACAAAAGCACTGGCTATTGAGCTTGCTAAGCGCAAAATTACCGTTAACTGTATTGCTCCCGGCTTGATTGAAACCAGTATGGTTCAAATGGAACCTATCGCATTTGAACAAGCGATGAATTTAATTCCAATGAAAAGAAGTGGTCAACCCGAAGAAGTTGCTGGTTTAGCCTCCTACCTAATGTCCGACATTGCGGGCTATGTGACTCGACAGGTGATTTCGATTAATGGAGGTATGCAATGA